A stretch of Aerococcaceae bacterium zg-252 DNA encodes these proteins:
- a CDS encoding PolC-type DNA polymerase III: MEEKQLFQHLLEQLKIKDDDILTSLEKTTIDKVEILATSKQWRFFLKSEALIHPDVYKLFMHLLKETFEPIAHVDVWWRFEQANWSDEVVRDYWLAALSVLAKDKPFVKAILNQAHHEVVGGVIKVGVPMEHQLETIQQVFHEGFVLALQKVGMDLPTIEYYFDVERHEIEKQNVQQRQSDEDKKYLVEALEAVEKKQMQQVKAETVVKDKDIPQIGKDITSTIITPIRDLQDNQFRQVIEGYVFDVEIREFRSGTQLLTLKITDYTSSVAVKLMSGRSIKKESFGLFKKGDWIRLEGDMVPDNYTAELDFRPRSIRHITKAQREDLAPAGEKRVELHLHSNMSQMDATNAVGDFISQAAKWGHSAIAITDHAGAQAFPEAYAAGKKHGIKVLYGIEAYVVNDGEPIAYNPKPLSLEEATYVVFDVETTGLSAVYDRIIELAAVKMQNGQVIDTFEAFINPGHPLSAFTTELTGITDAMLADAPSEEKVMKDFQTFSDGSILVAHNASFDIGFLNKTYLRIGEPESTLPVIDTLELSRLVNPHLKGHRLNNLAKHYGITLEQHHRAVYDSETTGHILMKLLEQAKEQYQMTVHADLNAQMGKGDSYKNARPFHATLLAKNQAGLKDLFKLISESNVRYFYRTPRIPRSLLTQYRQNLLIGTACSEGEIFTTMMQKGYDETAALIDYYDYIELQPPVVYETLIEQEQIGSMRDIEHIMRELVRLGEEKNIPVVATGNVHYLDEKDAIYREILIKSMKINQNRLLHLPKVHFRTTDEMLAQFQFLGEELAKKLVVTNTQAIADLIEPIEVIKKELYTPNIPGSNEEIRQLSYDRAYELYGNPLPEIVEARIEKELKSIIDNGFAVIYLISQKLVHKSMEDGYLVGSRGSVGSSLVATMTGITEVNPLAPHYYCPKCQYSEFFTQGEVGSGFDLPPKQCPHCQADLAREGQDIPFETFLGFYGDKVPDIDLNFSGEYQPRAHAYTKVLFGEDYVYRAGTISTVAEKTAFGYVKGYLEAIGEQIPQAEKERLAKGIEGVKRTTGQHPGGIIVIPDYMDVFDFTPVQYPADDQSAEWRTTHFDFHSIHDNVLKLDILGHDDPTMIRKLQDLSGIDPKTIPMNDPGVMSLFSSPEVLGVTSEQIFSETGTLGVPEFGTNFVRGMLTETKPSTFAELLQISGLSHGTDVWLGNAQELIKNKVTTLAKVIGCRDDIMVTLMQYGIEDGIAFNIMEGVRKGKGIPDDWQAIMRENKVPEWYIESCLKIKYMFPKAHAAAYIMMALRVAYFKVHYPMYYYAAYFSVRAEDFDLVAMHQGKEMVKRRLREIQGKGFDASVKERNLQTVLEIANEMLERGFKFSMVDLDKSDADSFLIEGDTLIPPFRAIPGLGANVAQQIIKARETAPFLSKEDLQKRGKVSKTIIEYLTEQGVLNHLPDQDQLSLF; this comes from the coding sequence GTGGAAGAAAAACAATTATTTCAGCATTTATTAGAACAACTGAAAATTAAAGATGATGATATACTGACGAGTTTAGAAAAAACAACTATTGATAAAGTCGAAATATTGGCTACATCAAAACAATGGCGTTTTTTCTTAAAGAGTGAGGCTTTGATACACCCAGATGTTTATAAACTATTCATGCATTTATTAAAAGAAACTTTTGAGCCGATTGCCCATGTTGATGTGTGGTGGCGATTTGAACAGGCGAATTGGTCAGATGAAGTAGTGCGAGATTACTGGCTAGCAGCCTTATCCGTTCTTGCAAAGGATAAACCTTTTGTTAAAGCGATATTGAATCAAGCACATCATGAAGTTGTTGGTGGTGTGATTAAAGTTGGTGTACCAATGGAACATCAATTGGAAACTATTCAACAAGTTTTTCATGAAGGATTTGTATTAGCATTGCAAAAAGTTGGTATGGATTTGCCAACAATTGAGTATTATTTTGATGTTGAACGTCATGAAATTGAAAAACAAAATGTGCAACAACGTCAATCTGATGAAGATAAAAAGTATTTGGTCGAAGCACTTGAAGCCGTTGAAAAGAAACAAATGCAACAAGTGAAAGCTGAAACAGTAGTCAAAGATAAGGATATTCCACAAATTGGTAAGGATATTACGAGTACGATTATTACACCGATTCGTGATTTGCAAGATAACCAATTTAGACAAGTGATTGAGGGTTATGTATTCGATGTTGAAATTCGTGAGTTTCGTTCAGGTACGCAATTATTAACATTAAAAATTACCGACTATACTAGTTCAGTTGCTGTCAAATTAATGAGTGGCCGTTCGATTAAGAAAGAATCTTTTGGATTATTTAAAAAAGGGGATTGGATTCGTTTAGAGGGCGATATGGTACCGGATAATTATACGGCAGAATTAGATTTTCGCCCACGTAGCATTCGTCATATTACTAAAGCACAGCGTGAAGATTTAGCTCCAGCTGGTGAAAAGCGAGTGGAATTACACTTACATTCCAATATGAGCCAAATGGACGCAACAAATGCTGTAGGAGATTTCATTTCACAAGCTGCTAAATGGGGGCATTCAGCCATTGCGATTACTGACCATGCAGGAGCACAAGCATTTCCAGAGGCTTATGCAGCAGGTAAAAAACATGGTATCAAAGTGTTATACGGAATTGAAGCCTATGTTGTCAATGACGGCGAACCGATTGCGTATAATCCTAAGCCATTGTCTTTAGAAGAGGCAACGTATGTCGTCTTTGACGTGGAAACCACTGGTTTATCAGCCGTTTATGACCGTATTATTGAATTGGCTGCTGTTAAAATGCAAAATGGACAAGTCATTGATACGTTTGAAGCCTTTATTAATCCAGGACACCCTTTATCAGCGTTTACTACTGAATTAACAGGGATTACTGATGCGATGTTGGCTGATGCACCGAGTGAAGAAAAGGTTATGAAAGATTTTCAAACATTTAGTGACGGGTCTATTTTAGTAGCACACAATGCAAGTTTTGATATTGGTTTTTTAAATAAGACGTATTTGCGAATCGGTGAGCCAGAATCTACTTTGCCTGTTATTGATACGTTAGAATTGTCACGTTTAGTGAACCCACATTTGAAAGGACATCGTTTAAATAACTTAGCCAAACATTACGGAATTACCTTAGAGCAACATCACCGAGCAGTTTACGATTCAGAAACCACTGGTCATATTTTGATGAAACTATTAGAGCAAGCTAAAGAGCAATATCAGATGACAGTACATGCTGATTTGAATGCTCAAATGGGGAAAGGTGATAGCTATAAAAATGCTCGGCCATTCCATGCCACTCTGCTAGCGAAGAATCAAGCTGGATTAAAAGATTTGTTTAAATTAATTAGTGAGTCTAATGTTCGCTATTTTTATCGTACTCCACGTATTCCGAGAAGTTTGTTAACGCAGTATCGACAAAATCTATTAATCGGAACGGCATGTAGCGAGGGTGAGATTTTCACGACGATGATGCAAAAAGGGTACGATGAAACGGCTGCCTTAATTGATTATTACGATTATATCGAGTTGCAGCCACCAGTTGTCTATGAAACATTGATTGAGCAAGAACAAATCGGCTCAATGCGTGATATTGAGCATATTATGCGTGAATTAGTTCGATTAGGGGAAGAAAAAAATATTCCTGTTGTCGCAACAGGTAATGTGCATTATTTGGACGAAAAAGATGCGATTTATCGTGAAATATTGATTAAATCAATGAAAATTAACCAAAATCGTCTATTGCATTTGCCGAAAGTGCATTTTAGAACGACTGATGAAATGTTAGCTCAATTTCAATTTTTAGGTGAAGAATTGGCGAAGAAATTAGTTGTGACGAATACGCAAGCGATTGCCGATTTAATCGAACCGATCGAAGTGATTAAGAAAGAATTGTACACACCGAATATTCCAGGTAGTAATGAAGAAATCCGTCAATTAAGTTATGACCGAGCATATGAATTATACGGAAATCCATTGCCAGAAATTGTTGAGGCTCGAATCGAAAAAGAATTAAAATCAATTATTGATAATGGATTTGCCGTCATTTACTTGATTTCGCAAAAACTTGTGCATAAGAGTATGGAAGACGGCTATTTAGTTGGTTCAAGGGGTTCGGTCGGTTCGTCCTTAGTCGCAACAATGACTGGGATTACGGAAGTAAACCCATTAGCACCACATTATTATTGTCCGAAATGTCAATATAGTGAATTTTTCACACAAGGGGAAGTCGGCTCTGGCTTTGATTTACCACCGAAACAATGTCCACACTGCCAAGCTGACTTAGCACGTGAGGGACAAGATATTCCGTTTGAAACGTTCTTAGGATTTTATGGAGATAAAGTACCTGATATTGATTTGAACTTTTCCGGTGAATATCAACCACGAGCACATGCTTATACTAAAGTGTTGTTTGGTGAAGATTATGTGTATCGTGCCGGAACGATTAGTACGGTCGCTGAAAAAACGGCTTTTGGCTATGTTAAAGGTTATTTAGAGGCGATAGGCGAGCAAATTCCCCAAGCAGAAAAAGAACGTCTGGCAAAAGGTATTGAAGGGGTGAAACGTACAACAGGACAGCATCCAGGGGGAATTATTGTTATTCCAGATTATATGGACGTTTTTGATTTTACACCGGTGCAATATCCAGCCGATGACCAGTCTGCTGAATGGCGTACAACTCACTTTGACTTCCACTCCATTCATGATAATGTATTGAAACTCGATATTTTAGGACACGATGATCCAACGATGATCCGTAAATTACAAGATTTAAGTGGTATTGATCCGAAAACTATTCCGATGAATGATCCAGGTGTAATGTCGCTCTTTAGTAGCCCAGAAGTATTAGGTGTCACATCTGAACAAATCTTTTCTGAAACAGGTACTTTAGGAGTTCCAGAATTTGGAACGAACTTTGTACGGGGTATGTTAACCGAAACGAAACCGAGCACCTTTGCTGAGTTATTACAAATTTCAGGTCTTTCTCATGGTACGGACGTTTGGCTGGGAAATGCACAGGAATTGATTAAAAATAAAGTGACTACGCTTGCTAAAGTAATTGGTTGTCGTGACGATATTATGGTGACTTTAATGCAATATGGTATTGAAGACGGAATTGCGTTCAATATTATGGAGGGAGTTCGTAAGGGTAAGGGGATTCCAGATGATTGGCAAGCAATTATGCGAGAAAATAAAGTGCCGGAATGGTATATTGAATCGTGCTTGAAGATTAAATATATGTTCCCGAAAGCCCATGCCGCTGCCTATATTATGATGGCATTACGTGTTGCATACTTTAAAGTTCATTATCCGATGTATTATTATGCAGCATATTTTTCAGTTCGTGCAGAAGATTTTGATTTAGTGGCGATGCACCAAGGTAAAGAAATGGTGAAACGTCGTCTGCGTGAAATTCAAGGAAAAGGGTTTGATGCATCGGTTAAAGAACGTAATTTACAAACTGTATTAGAAATTGCAAATGAAATGTTAGAGCGTGGCTTTAAATTTAGCATGGTTGATTTGGATAAATCAGATGCTGATAGTTTTCTTATTGAGGGGGATACTTTAATTCCACCATTTAGAGCCATTCCTGGTTTGGGTGCTAACGTTGCCCAACAAATTATTAAAGCGAGAGAAACAGCTCCATTTTTATCAAAAGAAGATTTACAAAAACGTGGGAAAGTTTCTAAAACAATTATCGAATATTTAACGGAACAAGGTGTACTCAATCATTTACCAGATCAAGATCAACTCAGCTTGTTCTAG
- a CDS encoding DUF1054 family protein: protein MNFDATAFAVFEQDTLATRMEAIQSRIQPVFYHYGDMIAHLIEKELGVEQVPVHVAKHLRRTTNPPESTWVGIGGNQRGYKRFPHFQIGINPEYVFIMLALIDNPDYEKEIAQAWQKKVDQWQQLPADYAVIADHTQLAYQPVSAVDWTNVFERMEHVKKAEFMVGRIVKKGDTVLSDERQLEQWLVETVNQLLPWYQEACAFH, encoded by the coding sequence ATGAATTTTGATGCAACAGCTTTTGCAGTATTTGAACAGGACACATTAGCGACACGAATGGAAGCTATCCAGTCACGAATTCAACCGGTGTTTTATCATTATGGCGATATGATTGCCCATTTGATTGAAAAAGAATTAGGAGTTGAACAAGTTCCGGTTCATGTAGCTAAACATTTACGACGCACGACCAATCCACCAGAGAGTACCTGGGTTGGAATTGGTGGGAATCAACGTGGTTATAAACGATTTCCACATTTCCAAATTGGGATTAATCCAGAGTATGTTTTTATTATGCTAGCATTGATTGATAATCCTGATTACGAAAAAGAAATTGCACAAGCGTGGCAAAAGAAAGTTGACCAATGGCAGCAATTGCCAGCTGATTATGCAGTTATCGCTGACCATACTCAATTAGCTTATCAACCAGTCTCAGCAGTCGATTGGACGAATGTGTTTGAACGTATGGAACATGTTAAAAAGGCTGAATTTATGGTTGGTCGTATTGTTAAAAAAGGAGATACTGTACTATCAGATGAACGTCAGTTAGAACAATGGCTTGTGGAAACGGTCAATCAATTGTTGCCTTGGTATCAGGAAGCGTGTGCATTTCATTAA
- a CDS encoding UPF0223 family protein, with translation MQNYAYPIDSDWTMEETIKVVDFFAAVEEVYETGLDAGVFEKKYKEFKSVVTSISEEKRLDKSFESLSGYSIYQAVKALKMLDNKIGKKLKVSR, from the coding sequence ATGCAAAATTATGCTTATCCCATTGATTCAGACTGGACAATGGAAGAAACAATAAAAGTTGTCGATTTTTTTGCAGCAGTTGAAGAAGTGTATGAAACAGGGCTAGATGCTGGAGTGTTTGAAAAAAAATATAAAGAGTTTAAATCGGTTGTGACTAGCATTAGTGAAGAAAAGCGATTAGACAAATCATTTGAATCACTCAGTGGCTATTCTATCTATCAAGCTGTTAAAGCACTTAAAATGTTAGATAATAAAATTGGGAAAAAATTGAAAGTCAGTCGATAG